The following are from one region of the Carassius gibelio isolate Cgi1373 ecotype wild population from Czech Republic chromosome A13, carGib1.2-hapl.c, whole genome shotgun sequence genome:
- the LOC128026187 gene encoding transmembrane protein 254-like, producing MMAKSDGGSYFRRSSLFWMVVVTGFLSFYTWMVFWPQDVPYSSLGPLGALAKHFVDYHYPVMYYGWFLTWVIHLFEGVFALKICSDKGIDSSSTRLLWFAQTFLFGLASLGLLIRYKPDGRRKRQ from the exons ATGATGGCTAAAAGTGACGGTGGCTCGTACTTCAGGAGATCCAGTCTCTTCTGGATGGTGGTCGTGACGGGGTTTTTGAGTTTTTACACG TGGATGGTGTTTTGGCCTCAGGACGTCCCATACAGcagtctgggtcctctcggtgcTCTGGCCAAGCATTTCGTGGACTATCATTATCCTGTGATGTATTATGG ATGGTTTCTGACGTGGGTCATCCATCTGTTCGAGGGTGTTTTTGCTCTGAAGATCTGCAG tGATAAAGGCATCGACAGCTCGTCCACACGCTTGCTGTGGTTCGCTCAGACGTTTCTGTTTGGTCTCGCGTCTCTGGGTCTTCTGATCAGATACAAGCCGGACGGCCGACGCAAACGCCAGTGA